The nucleotide sequence CGATTCGCGGCGTGGCGATCCGAGCAATGATGCCGGTACCGCCCCACTGACGCATCTTGGGGACGGCTTGTTCAAAGTCGCCGGGCGTCACATAGAAGCCCCAAGGGCCGTGCAGTCGCGCGTATTTGACGATGCCGCGCAACATCTGCCGTCCGTAACCGCGTGCGGTTTCGATCAGCAGGGCGACTTTGGGGACTTGGTCCATGATCAACAGCCTTCGGGCATGCGGTGGCGTGCGACGTTGTGTCTTCAGCCTAGTCTTACCGCCGGTCCCGCCCAGAAACCATCTGCGCAAAGACGACATTTTTTTGCGCAACTGTCCTGTGGTGGCACTCCCACGTCGCAGCTAGAACGGAACGCGAAACGAATCGCAGACGATTCGCGATCGCTCCGACGCAACGGGATCGACAACGGTCCACGCTGTCGCCCCCGCCAAGCTTTCCGGACGATACAAAGGTGGCCGGTACCATTCGTTTTCGTCCGTCAGGTTCGCAGAAGGACACCAAGGTGGCTGCAAAGTTTTCAATCGGTTTGGATTACGGGACCAACAGCGTTCGCGCAATCATCGTCGACTTGGCTGACGGCCAAGAGATCGCCAGCGATGTGTACGAGTATCCCAGCGGGGATCATGGCATCTTGTTGGATCCTAAAGATCCCAACTTGGCTCGCCAAAACCCCGCCGACTATATCCAAGGTTGCAAAACCTCGGTCGCCAATGCGGTCAAGCAAGCGTCACGAAACCGTGACTTTTCGCCCGATCGCGTCGTCGGCATCGGTGTCGATACCACCGGGTCCACGCCGTTGCCGGTCGATGCCAAAGGTCGCGCCCTGGCATTGCATTCAAAGTTCAAAAAGAACTTGGCCGCGCACGCTTGGTTGTGGAAGGATCACACGTCGGCCGAGGAAGCCGCGGAGATCACCGCCAAAGCTTCACGGACCAAGGAAAACTACTTGGCCAAGTGCGGCGGAACTTATTCCAGCGAATGGTTTTGGTCCAAGATCTTGCACTGTCGTCGTATTGCACCAGACGTCTTTGAAGCGGCGGCCGGCTGGGTGGAACTGGCCGACTTCGTTCCCGGATTTCTGACGGGCAACACGGCACCGGAAACCATTCGTCGTGGTATCTGCGCAGCCGGACACAAAGCAATGTTCCACACCGACTGGGGAGGGTTGCCGAAGAAGTCGTTCTTGAAGCGTTTGGATCCGGAACTGGTCAAGGTCGCCGAGAACTACAACAGCGATACGGCAACATCCGATCAAGTCGCCGGCCACTTGATCAAGGAGTTCGCCGAACCGATGGGATTGCCCGTCGGAATCCCCGTCGCCGTCGGTGCCTTTGATGCACACCACGGTGCAATCGGGTCAGGCGTCAAACCGGGAACCCTGGTCAAAATCATCGGGACCAGCACCTGTGATGTCACCGTCTGGCCGGCCGATCAACCGCTTGCCGACATCCCCGGATTGTGCGGCATCGTTCCCGGTTCGGTCACGCCGGGCATGTACGGATTGGAAGCCGGACAGTCCGCGGTCGGTGACATTTTTAATTGGTTCGTCCGCAATCTGGCCCCGTCTACCATCCCCAGCGGTCGGGATCCCCATGTCTGGCTGACCGAGCAAGCGGATCAGTTGCAGCCGGGTGAAAGCGGTTTGTTGGCACTGGATTGGAACAACGGTAACCGGACCGTGTTGGTGGATCCCTATTTGACCGGATTGCTGGTCGGGCAAACGTTACACACCACTGCAGCGGAGATCTATCGCGCATTGATCGAAGCCACGGCGTTTGGTGCCCTGACGATCATCAACCGGTTCGAAGAATACGGGGTGCAGGTCAAGCAAGTCGTTAACTGTGGTGGCATTGCCGAAAAGAATCCGATGGCGATGCAAATCTATGCCGACGTTTGTGGTCGTCCGATGAAAGTCAGTCGGTCCGCACAAACGTGCGCTTTGGGCGCCGCCATCTTCGGTGCGGTCGCCGGCGGCGGGTATTCCAGTGTTGCCGCGGCCCAGCGAAAAATGACCGGCACCAAAGACACCGTGTACCGTCCCCGCAAAAAAGCCAAGGCTGTGTATGCGGAACTTTACAAGCTGTACCACCAATTGCATGACGCATTCGGTGTGAAGGGTTCCGGTGTCGCCGTGGATCAAGTGATGAAGGACTTGATCGCCATCCGCAACCGTGTGCGAAAGGGGTAAACGCCGTGCTGGATCAACTGAAAATCGAGGTCTGCGCCGCCAACCGCAGTCTGGTGGATCATGACTTGGTCACACTGACTTGGGGCAACGTCAGTGGGATTGATCGACAATCCGGACGGGTCGTTATCAAACCCAGCGGTGTCGACTACCACGATCTGATGCCCGAACACATGGTCGTCGTCGATCTGGATGGCAACCGAATCGAAGGTGAACTGAATCCGTCCAGCGATACCGCCACCCACGTGTGGTTGTATCGCAACTTTTCGGCCATCGGCGGCGTGACGCATACCCACAGTCGATACGCGACGATGTATTCGCAATGTCGTCGCGAGATTCCGTGCTTGGGAACGACCCACGCCGATCACTTTCATGGCCCGGTACCCGTCACGCGACCGCTGACCGAATCGGAGGTTGCCCAGGCCTATGAAGCCAACACGGGCAAAGTCATCACCGAACGATTCGCCGATCTGGATCCCATCGCCATGCCGGCCGTTCTGGTCGCCGGTCATGCACCGTTTGCTTGGGGGCCGAGTGCGAAAAAGTCCGTCGAGAATGCGGTCGCACTCGAAGCCGTCGCCCAAATGACGCTCGGCTGCCAGCAAATCATGGCCGGACAACAAGATAACGCCGTGCCACGTTTGGAGGCCTATGTGTTGGAAAAACACTACCAACGCAAACACGGCCCCGACGCTTATTACGGCCAAGCCAAATCATCGTCCTAACGCGGAGAATCCCAAATCATGTCATCCGAATCATCCAGACGCGAAGTCTGGTTCGTCACCGGCAGCCAGCACTTGTATGGCGACGAAGCGTTGCGGCAAGTCGCCGCCAATGGGCAAAGCGTTGTCGACGGATTGGTCGGCGACGGCCGTCTGCCCGTGTCGTTGGTTTTCAAGCCGATTGTCACCACCCCCGATGCCATCACCCGATTGTGTCGGGATGCCGATGCGGATCCCCGGTGCATCGGTTTGGTTTGCTGGATGCACACGTTTTCGCCTGCCAAGATGTGGATCGCGGGGCTGTCGGGGCTGACCAAGCCGATCGCGCATTTGCACACCCAGTTCAATGCGGAGTTGCCCTGGTCGACCATCGACATGGATTTCATGAACTTGAACCAGTCGGCGCACGGCGGACGCGAATTCGGTCACATTTGCGCACGATTGAACGTTCCACGCAAAGTCATCGTCGGTCACTGGCAAGATCCCAGCGTCCAAGAACGATTGGCCATCTGGATGCGAGCCGCCAGTGGACGCGACGAAATGCGAAACCTTCGTGTCGCACGGATCGGCGACAACATGCGTCAAGTCGCGGTGACCGAAGGCGATAAGGTGGAAGCCCAGCGGGTCTTTGGAACCGAAATCAACGGCTATGGCATTGGCGACTTGGTGGACTGTGTCAATCAAGTCACCGATTCCGACGCCGATGCATTGGCGGCCGATTACGAACAAGTCTATCAGTTGGATCCATCGCTTCAGCGTGACCGTCAGCAACGTCAATCCTTACTGGATGCAGCGAAGCAGGAACTGGGGCTTCGAAGCTTCCTGCAATCCGTCGGTGCGATGGCACTGACCGATACGTTCGAAGACTTGCACGGTTTGCAGCAACTGCCCGGCTTGGCCATCCAACGTTTGATGGCTGACGGTTATGGATTCGGTGCCGAAGGCGACTGGAAGACCTCCGCCCTGCTGCGGGCGATCAAGGTCATGGCCGACGGTTTGGACGGCGGAACGTCGTTCATGGAAGACTACACGTATCACTTCCAAGGCGACGATTCGTTGTGTTTGGGCGCGCACATGCTGGAAATCTGTCCCAGCATCGCCGCGGATCAACCCCGATGTGAAATTCATCCGCTGGGTATCGGCGGAAAATCCGACCCCGTGCGACTGGTCTTCACCGCACCGGCGGGGCCCGCGATCAATGTGGCTTTGACCGACATGGGCGATCGTTTTCGGTTGTTGGTCAATGAGGTCGAAACGGTAACACCGCCGCACGATCTGCCGAACCTGCCCGTCGCCCGGGCTTTGTGGAAGCCTTTGCCCGATTTGCGGACCGCGGCCGCCGCATGGATCTATGCCGGTGGCCCCCACCACACCGTTTTCAGCCAAGCGGTGGGAAGCGAAATGATCGAGGACTTCGCCGATATGATAGGCGTCGAGTGTCGGTTCATTGATGCCGACACGTCGCTACGAAGTTTCAAACAGACGCTGTAGGCAAAGCCGGGAAGTTCAGGTCATGGTGTTCATCGATTGGGTCGTCATTGCGGGTTATTTCGCAATTCTGTTGGGTGTCGCTTGGTGGGTGATCAACAAGGGCAGCGAAACCGCGGATGACTATTTCCTGGCCGGACGCAACCTCAGTTGGTGGGTCATCGGCGCGTCGATCTTTGCATCCAATATCGGATCGGAACACTTGGTCGGGCTGGCCGGTTCCGGTGCGACCGACGGCGTTGCGATGGCACACTATGAACTGCACGCTTGGTGTCTATTGGTTTTGGGGTGGGGCCTGATCCCGTTCTACATGCGTTCGCGCGTGTTCACGATGCCCGAATTCCTGGAACGAAGATTCAATTCGTCCAGCCGCTGGGTGTTGTCACTGATTTCGCTCGTCGCTTATGTCGTGACCAAGATCGCGGTGGGCATCTTCGCCGGCGGGATCGTGTTTTCAGTGCTGTTACCCGACATGCGTTTGGGACCGCTGGACAGTTTCTGGATCGGGTCGATCCTGGTCATCGTTTTGACGGGTGCTTATACGATTCTGGGTGGTCTTCGCGCCGTCGCCTATACCGAAGCACTGCAGACATTGATTCTGATACTGGGATCCATCTTGGTCACCATCTATGGATTGGATGCGTTGGGCGGATGGAGTCGCCTTCGTGAAATCTGTGGATCCGAAATGTTCAACCTGTGGAAACCGATGGTTCCCGCTGGTGTCGAATCGACATGGGAACCGGTCAAAGAACCCGGGCGGATGGCGTGGTATTTCAATGACAACTATCCCTGGCTAAGCATGCTGTTCTGCGCGCCCGTGATCGGGTTGTGGTACTGGTGTACCGATCAGTACATCGTCCAGCGTGCATTGGGGGCACCGAACGAAACCGAAGCACGACGCGGATCGATCTTTGCATCCATGTTGAAGCTGCTGCCGGTATTCATCTTCATCATTCCGGGAATGATCTGTTTCGCGTTGTCGACCACGGGGGCGTCCGTTCCGCTTCAGGAAGCAATGGTCGACGCCGATGGAAACCTGATCCGCGAAGAGGCCCAGAAAGCCTTCCCCATGTTGGTTGCAACCATCTTGCCGCCCGGTGTGCGTGGCCTGGTGGTCGCGGGATTGTTGGCAGCATTGATGAGCTCGCTGGCTGGCGTATTCAACGCATCAGCGACACTGTTCACGATGGACTTCTATTCCAAGTTACATCCAACGGTTTCACAGGGACGCTTGGTCTGGATCGGACGTGTGGCCACCGGTGTCATGGTTTTGATCGGCCTTGCATGGATCCCCGTGATTCAGGGTGGCCGTGGCTTGTACGACTATTTGCAAGGCGTCCAAGCGTATCTGGCACCACCAATCTTTGTGGTCTTCTTTCTGGGAATCCTATGGAAACGTGCCAACGGTGCTGGATGTTTGGCTGCATTGTTGGTTGGTTTCGTGATGGGCTTGGTGCGGCTTGCAATTGACACACCGGTGAAGCTGATCGACGGCTACCAGTATCAGGAAGGGTCACTGCTTTGGATTCTGAACAATATGTTCTTTCAGTACTACAGCATGCTGATCTTGGCCGTATGTGTCATCGTTATGGTGGCCGTCAGTTTGGTCACCGCCGCGCCCGACTACGAAAAGATTCAAGGGCTGACGTTTGGCACGCTGACCGACCAAGACAAGGCAGAGTCACGCGCCAGTTGGAACATGATCGATATCGTCGCGTCGGGGATGGTTTTGGTGGCAATTCTTGCCGCGTACTTGTATTTCCAAGGTTAGGGTGCCGTGAACGCCATCGACGTTGCGGTACCGAACGAAAGCATTTTCATGACGCTCGTTCTCAGTACCGGTCCGATCGAACAGATTGATTTTCAACTGTCGACTTTGGACTACGTCGCGTTCTTTGGCTATTTCCTTGGTTTGTGCCTGATCGGCTTCTTTGCCGGCCGAAAGCAGGGGGAAACGTCCGCCGACTATTTCTTGGCGGGACGTTCCCTGCCCTGGTACGTCGTGGGTGCATCGTACATCGCAGCCAATATTTCCACCGAGCATTTCATCGGCCTGATCGGTGCGGCGGTGATTTATGGCATTTGTGTGGCTACCGGTGAATGGAGCACCGTGATCGCGTTCACGTTCTTGATTTGGCTGTTCATCCCTTATCTGCTGACATCCAAAGTTTATACCGCCCCGGAATTTCTGGAGAAGCGATTCAACAAGCAGATGCGGTTCATCTTTGCCGCGGTCACGTTGCTGGTGAACATTGTCGCCTTCATGGGCCCCGTGATTTACGGCGGTGCTCTGGTTTTGGTGGAATTGTTCGGGTTCGACAAAGTCACCGCGGTGATCGTGATCGGAATTGCGTCAGGGGTCTGGGCGATCTGGGGTGGGTTGCGATCGGTCGCCTTGATGGATCTTTTGACCATCACCGTGATGGTGTTGGGCGGGCTGAGCGTCACCTTTCTTGGCCTATCGCATTTGGGGGATGGCCAGGGCGTTCTTGCCGGAGCCCGCAAGATGATTGAGGTCAACGCGGGCAATGTGCCCTGGGCTCATCAATGGATTCAAGACGCCACCCCGAACATTCTGCAGGGGGCGGACGCGGACACCACCTACGATCGGCTGTTGGTATTGCAACCGCTCAACCACTATTCCAACCCCTGGACCCACTGGGTGTTCAGCTTCTTTTACATCGGGCTCTGGTACACCGTGATCAACCAGCACATGATCCAAAAGGTGCTGGCGGCAAAGGATATGTATCACGCCCGTATGGGAATGGTGTTTGCAAGTTATCTGAAGCTGTTGCTGCCGTTCATCGTCGTGATTCCGGGGCTGATCTTTTTCGCAATGAAGCCGGATTTTTTGCAGGAAGGTTCGTTCGGAGACCAAAGTGACGCGGCTAACGCGACCTACATCTTGATGATCAAGCAATTAGTGCCAACGTTTTTGACCGGCGTTTTATTGGCTGCTCTGTTCGGCGCCATTCAGTCGACGGTCTGTTCGGTCTTGAATTCGACATCGACGATTTTCACGCTCGATTTTTACAAGATGTTCTTCCGCAAGGATGCGACTGAACGCGAAGAAGTCATCGTCGGACGGGTCGCGGGCGCCGTGATCCTGGGGATCTCGATCATCGTCGGTATTTTGCTGGCGACGGTGACGAAGGTGAACCTATTCATTTGGATTCAGGCGTTGTACGTGTTTTTCGCGCCTCCGTTTTCGGCAACGTTTCTTTTGGGGTCGCTTTGGCGGCGGGTCAGCGGCACGGATGCTCTGATCGCCAGCATTTGCACATTCCTATTTGCGTTGGTGTTGAAGTTGTTGGAGTTTAAGGATTCGTTGTTGGGGTGGGCCCATCTTCCGGATTGGGTGGCCCTGCCATCGTGGATGATTCCCTTTGCCAATCAAGGCATGATTTGTTGGGCGTTTTGCATGATCCTGTGTGCGGCGCTCGCGTTGGTGACTCCGAATCCCGACAACATCGATGATGATCTAACATTTCGATGGAAAAATCTGAAACTGAGTGGTGGTTTAGGTGGTCACTGGTATTCCAGTGTCACGCTTTGGTGGGCCGTCTGTGTCGTGTTGATGATTGGCCTGGTCTTGACCTTTAGCATCGTCCTGTAGCGGGCGATCGCTTTGATCTTGGAAAGAAGTCTGTTGAATATCTCTGAAAATGCGCCCACACCTCCCATGGGCTGGAATAGTTGGGACTGCTTCGGCGTCAGCGTGACCGAAGATGACATCAAAGCCAACGCGGATTATGTTGCAAAGCATCTCAAGCAATATGGCTGGGAATACATCGTCGTGGATTTGTGTTGGTTTGCGCCTGATGCGAACACCGACAACTACAAAAAATTTGGTCTTCATCAGTTGACCGATGAATACGGTCGCCTGATCCCCGACCCGGTGAAATTCCCGTCGTCGGCGGGTGGTGCCGGTTTCAAACCGTTGGCCGACTACGTCCACGACCTGGGGCTGAAGTTCGGGATTCACATCATGCGCGGGATTCCATGGCAGGCGGCAGAAAACGATCTGCCGATCAAGGGATGTGATGCCACGGCTGGACAGATTGCACAGCCCGTCGATGTGTGTCTGTGGTATGCCAATATGTATGGGGTGAATCTGACCCGCGACGGGGGGCAGCACTATTATGATTCACTGGCGGAGCTTTACGCTTCCTGGGACGTCGACCTGATCAAAGCGGATGACATGAATTCCTGGGACGGTGAAGGGAATCATGAGCCTTATCACACGGATGAGATTGAAGCTTTGGCCAAAGCCATCGACAAGGCAGGACGTCCTGTCACGTTGAGTCTTTCGCCGGGTGCCGCCCGTGTGTGCAACGCGGCTCATTTGCGGCGGCACGCCAATATGTGGCGGATATCATTCGACTTTTGGGATGAATGGGAATCGTTGCAGAAGCAGTTTGATCGATGCGCTTTGTGGGCACCCTACATTAAGCAAGGGCACTGGCCGGATGCGGATATGCTGCCGCTGGGGCGGATCGGGATTCGTGGAGAAGTCGGTGACGCCAGGTTCACGAATTTTTCCGAGCCGGAGCAGTTCACGTTGATGACGCTTTGGTGCATCTTCCGGTCACCCTTGATGTTTGGCGGGCATCTTCCCGAATCGGATGAATTGTCATTGCGGCTGATCACCAACCCGGAAGTGATTGCCGTCAATCAAGCCAGTTCGAACAATCGTCAAGTGTCGCGTGATGAGACTTCGGTGGTGTGGATGGCCGAGTGTTTGAAAAGCGGCGACCCTTACGTAGCGGTGTTCAACGTGTCCGATACGGATGCTGAGATCGAGGTCGACCTGTCATCGCTGAGACTGTCCGGAAACTGGACGGTGCGAGATCTGTGGAAACGTCATTCGCTTGGTGATGTGTCGCAGAATTTGGTTGCCAGTGTCCAGGGACATGGTGCCGCAATGTATCGATTGTCACCGGTTGCCTCGTAGTGTCAGTGACTTTTTTCGCCAAGAGCCCGGCGGATCGTCAAAGTTTGGGTTCACTTTCGCTCTTCTTCGTCCCGGTCAGTATCGGTGTTCGTCCATGAATCGTCGTCTGCAGAATGCCTCGTTGTCGTTATCGATTCTCGTTCTGATGGGATCGGTTGTCTCGTTCGCTCAAGATCCTGTTGCCCAACGCCCGCCGATGGGCTGGAACAGTTTTGATGCGTACGATTCGACCATCAATGAGCAACAGTTTCGCGATACTGTTGACTTCATGGCGGAACATCTGAAGCCGCATGGTTGGCAGTACGCGGTTGTCGACTACATCTGGTTCAATCCGCATCCGGGTGATCACAACAATCCACAGCGCCGTTTCGGGCAATCCGACTTGCGGCTGGATCCAGATGGACGCCCCGTCGATCGACTGACATTGGATGAATTCGGCAGACCCCAGCCCGCAGTGAATCGGTTCCCGTCGTCCGCGGCCGGTGCTGGATTCAAGCCGCTGGCAGACTATGTGCACTCCAAAGGATTGAAGTTTGGGATCCACATCATGCGTGGGATCCCCAGGCAGGCATACTACGACGATCTGCCGATTCAGGGTTCGGAGCAAACCGCAAGTGCGATCGCAGAACCTTGGGACGTGTGTCCGTGGAACAACAACATGTTGGGTGTGGATGCGACGAAGCCTGGTGCCCAAGCCTATTACGATTCGCTGTTCCGGCAGTACGCGCAGTGGGGTGTTGATTTCGTCAAAGCCGATGACGTGATTCACTATCCCTATCACGCCGCGGAGATCGAGATGATGCGTACAGCGATCGATCGCTGTGGACGTCCGATGGTTTTGAGCTTGTCGCCAGGTGACGCACCGTTGTCACAAGCCAAGCATTTGGTGGCCAACGCCAACATGTGGCGAGTGTCGGGGGACCTGTGGGACGAATGGCCATCGATCAAGCGGAATTTTCAATTGCTTGAAGCTTGGTCGCCGTTCATCGGACCCGGGCATTGGCCCGACGCCGACATGTTACCGATCGGACACCTTTCGCTTGGCGGTCGGCCGCACGGGCCCGATCGCATGTCGATGCTAACGGACGATGAACAAGTCACGATGATGAATCTGTGGTGCATCGCGAAATCGCCACTGATGATTGGTGCCGATCTGTTGACATCACCGCCTGAAACGATGGCGTTGCTGCAAAACCGTGCAGTGCTGGCCGTCAATCAAACCAGTCAGCAGAATCAGCAGGTTTATCGCAGTGATGATGCTGCCTGTTGGGTGGCGATGGATCCAAAATCAAAGGATCGATTTGTCGCTTTGTTCAATCTGTCGGATCAGATTCGCGACGTGGCTGTCCGGTTCGAAGACATCGGATTGCGCGGTCGTTTCAAGACGACTGATCTTTGGACCGGTGGCACGCAGCAGAACGTCACCGGTCAAATTAACCGACGCTTGCGTCCGCACGCATCGGCCATGCTTCGCTTGGCCCCAGAAAGTGACGTGGTGGTCCAACCTGTATTGTTACCGCCGCCTGCGGGACCGGTCGCCGGGCCGAACGCTTCGGTTTCCGATTCATTGAATCGTCGGATCAAGACTCGTTCCTATCCGTCGGTGTTCCAAGCCTGGAATCCGATTGATATGCCATCCCGGTATCCGACCGACACGTTGGAAGGGCGTCTAATTGCGGCCGCCAAGCACGATGTGATTTGGGAAGAACCGGTCAGTCAACTTGGTTATGGAGTCCAGCTTGCCTTGGGGGCAATTTGGGACGGGCAGCACGCCGGTTTGGCCGAAGGCTTTACGGCACAGTCTCGAAAGCGGGCGTTAGAAAATCGAGCCAAGATGCTACAGAAGAACCCGGACATGGTCTTTCTGATGGAAGTGCGATGGCGCGACGCTCCGGGCAGCTATCTCCCCGAAGACAGTAGTTTTTGGAAGCGAAATCCTGACGGGACGCGAGAGGCCGGTTGGGATGGCGGTCCAGAGCCCTATTACATGCTGGACTACCAGAATCGAAAGTTTCAATCCAATATCGCTCGACAATGCAAAGCCTGTATCGAATCCGGCGTGTATGACGGAATCATGTTGGATTGGAGCGGGCAAATCGACATTGTTCGATTGGTGCGTGAAGCAATCGGCGATGACGGCGTGATCATCGTCAATATTCATGATGATATCGAAGACGGGCGACGATACGGAAAGCTTATCAATGGTTCGTTCATGGAATGCAATCCCGCCGGACCGGGAACCGGAGGGGCGAGTTTCAGAACGACTTGGGCCAAGCTTCGGGATGGGCTGGAGTTTTTTGAACGTGAATTGCGTTCGCCTCAACTGAATTGCTTGGAGGTATGGGGGGACCGCGGCGATCTGCGACGAATGCGGGCGACCACAACGCTGGGGCTGACGTTGTCCAACGGCAGCGTTTTGTTTGCGGATCCGAATCCACTGAAGACGCCCGACCACCTTCACGATTGGTATGACTTCTGGGATGTGCCGCTGGGGCGTCCCCGCGGCGTCGGCCAGGAGAAGCCCGATGGATCGGTTTGGCGACCATTCGAAGGCGGCGTGGTGGTCTACAACCCTTGGCAAAACGGCACCGTCGACGTCCAGTTCGACTCGCCCCACCGTCGGGTCTCTGATCAATCCGTTGCGACCACGTTCCAGTTAGCGGATGCGGATGGTGAGATCTTTGTTCCGGTTGAATCGGAGGTTAGGTAGCGATGGCCGTTGAAATGATTATGCGTTGGGCGGGAGTTTTGACGTTGGTGGTCCCGGCCTTCTTTGCCCCGGCATTGTCGATCGCGGAACCCAACCTTCCGCCGACGCGCGACATGAATCTTTTGATGATCACGGTGGAAGACTGGGCGGCCAATGCCATCGGTGCCTACGGCAACCCTGTTGCGCAAACACCCAGCGTGGATTCGCTGGCGAAGCGAGGCGTGATTTTCGATCGTGCGTATTGCCAGGCGACGGTTTGTAATCCATCGCGAGCCTCGTTCGTCACGGGTATGCGCCCCGATTACACCCAGGTGTTTCGCAATAGCGACAGCATGGATGCTCTGGTGCCAGTCGATGCGCCATCGATGGCCCGGATCCTGGATCAAGATGACGTCTTCACCGCACAGTTTGGAAAGCTGGTCCACAAGTGGGATGACGCCGGTCGGTTCGCCAAAGGATTCGACTTGATCGAATACACGCATGATTACGATCAGCCACCCGGCTTTGAAGGCACGCTGCGTCGTTCGCCTGCCGGACCGGCGGGCATTGATGACGTCGAAATGGAATGTCTGGAAATCGCCGATAAAAACGCTGCGACGCGATTGAAACGTTTGTGGGATGAGCGGGAAGAGAGGCTCGCCGCGGGGGCGGAGAATAGCTGGACGCTGCGAAAGCCGTTCCAACAGTTGTTCGCGGA is from Crateriforma conspicua and encodes:
- a CDS encoding glycoside hydrolase family 27 protein; its protein translation is MNRRLQNASLSLSILVLMGSVVSFAQDPVAQRPPMGWNSFDAYDSTINEQQFRDTVDFMAEHLKPHGWQYAVVDYIWFNPHPGDHNNPQRRFGQSDLRLDPDGRPVDRLTLDEFGRPQPAVNRFPSSAAGAGFKPLADYVHSKGLKFGIHIMRGIPRQAYYDDLPIQGSEQTASAIAEPWDVCPWNNNMLGVDATKPGAQAYYDSLFRQYAQWGVDFVKADDVIHYPYHAAEIEMMRTAIDRCGRPMVLSLSPGDAPLSQAKHLVANANMWRVSGDLWDEWPSIKRNFQLLEAWSPFIGPGHWPDADMLPIGHLSLGGRPHGPDRMSMLTDDEQVTMMNLWCIAKSPLMIGADLLTSPPETMALLQNRAVLAVNQTSQQNQQVYRSDDAACWVAMDPKSKDRFVALFNLSDQIRDVAVRFEDIGLRGRFKTTDLWTGGTQQNVTGQINRRLRPHASAMLRLAPESDVVVQPVLLPPPAGPVAGPNASVSDSLNRRIKTRSYPSVFQAWNPIDMPSRYPTDTLEGRLIAAAKHDVIWEEPVSQLGYGVQLALGAIWDGQHAGLAEGFTAQSRKRALENRAKMLQKNPDMVFLMEVRWRDAPGSYLPEDSSFWKRNPDGTREAGWDGGPEPYYMLDYQNRKFQSNIARQCKACIESGVYDGIMLDWSGQIDIVRLVREAIGDDGVIIVNIHDDIEDGRRYGKLINGSFMECNPAGPGTGGASFRTTWAKLRDGLEFFERELRSPQLNCLEVWGDRGDLRRMRATTTLGLTLSNGSVLFADPNPLKTPDHLHDWYDFWDVPLGRPRGVGQEKPDGSVWRPFEGGVVVYNPWQNGTVDVQFDSPHRRVSDQSVATTFQLADADGEIFVPVESEVR